The DNA segment CCCGAGCACCTGAGCAGCCCAAGCCACCCGAGCAGCTCGACCCGCCCAAGCCACCCGAGCCACCCAAGCCACCTACACCGCCGGAATCACCGCCGACACCCGAAAGCCCCCCGCATCCGTCGGCCCCGACACGAACACCCCACCCAGCGCCAGCACCCGCTCCCGCATCCCCAGCAGACCGTTGCCCCCCGACGGCAGCCCCGCCGCCGACGCGGACCCCGGCTCCGGCGGCGACTCGTTCTCCACCTGCATCGCGATCTCCGCCCGCCGATGCGCCAGCCGCACATACGTCTTCGCACCCGCCGCGTGCTTGTGGACGTTCGTCAACGCCTCCTGCACCACCCGGTACGCCGTCTGCTCGACCACCGCCGCGTACGACCGCGTCACCCCCTCGACCGACAGGTCCACCACCATCCCCGCCGCCGCGGACTGGCCGATCAACTCCTCCAGCTCCGACAGACACGGCCCGTCACCCGACGCCCCCGCCTCGGAGACCGCCCGCGACGCCGCCTCGGCCGCCGCCACCCCCACCGCGGCCAGCGGCCCCGGCCCCGCGGGCCGGCCCACACCGCCCTCCGCCCGCAGCACCCCGAGCATCTGCCGCAACTCGGTCAGCGCCTGCCGCCCCATGTCCCCCACCAGCGCCGCGTTCCGCACCGCCTTCTCCGGGTCCTTCCGAGCCACCGCCTGCAACGCCGCCGCGTGCACCACCATCAGACTCACCCGATGCGCGACCACGTCGTGCATCTCCCGCGCGATCCGCGTCCGCTCCTCGCCCCGCG comes from the Streptomyces sp. NBC_00820 genome and includes:
- a CDS encoding sensor histidine kinase, which translates into the protein MTTTGEEHARALTGPWWWARWRSAVLDGSLALVSAVECGAEGIPFARDAGVPLSLGIVFGLIAGSVLLVRRKWPIAVVLVAIAITPAQMGFLMGIVGLYTLAAAEVPRRIIVALAGMSFLGTMIVTFVRVRQDMARGDLTLGDWFVPFASIATSLGLTAPPLLLGLYVGARRRLMESLRERADSLERELQLLAERAEERAEWARGEERTRIAREMHDVVAHRVSLMVVHAAALQAVARKDPEKAVRNAALVGDMGRQALTELRQMLGVLRAEGGVGRPAGPGPLAAVGVAAAEAASRAVSEAGASGDGPCLSELEELIGQSAAAGMVVDLSVEGVTRSYAAVVEQTAYRVVQEALTNVHKHAAGAKTYVRLAHRRAEIAMQVENESPPEPGSASAAGLPSGGNGLLGMRERVLALGGVFVSGPTDAGGFRVSAVIPAV